The Chitinophagaceae bacterium genome window below encodes:
- a CDS encoding cytochrome c maturation protein CcmE, giving the protein MKTSHILILVVIAVAIGILISTMSDLSTYDTINSAKAKPGKFLHLIGKLDTANGKKIEYDALKNPNYLSFHIVDSLGGSTRVVYMKGKPPTDMQKSERMVLKGKMTDSAFLCEDILIKCPSKYVDDKAKISAVSK; this is encoded by the coding sequence ATGAAAACCTCGCATATCCTTATTTTAGTTGTTATTGCAGTGGCTATTGGTATTTTGATCAGTACCATGAGTGATTTATCAACTTATGATACAATTAATTCGGCAAAAGCCAAGCCCGGGAAGTTTTTACACCTCATTGGCAAGCTCGATACTGCAAATGGCAAAAAGATTGAATATGATGCATTGAAAAACCCCAACTATTTGAGTTTTCATATCGTTGACTCATTAGGCGGATCTACAAGAGTGGTTTACATGAAAGGAAAACCGCCAACCGATATGCAAAAAAGCGAGCGTATGGTTTTGAAAGGAAAAATGACCGATAGTGCTTTTCTGTGCGAAGATATCCTGATCAAATGCCCCAGCAAATATGTTGACGATAAAGCAAAGATCAGCGCAGTTTCAAAATAA